The Aureispira anguillae genome contains a region encoding:
- a CDS encoding nucleoside/nucleotide kinase family protein, with the protein MQQIIFEKIRERITSIQKQKNKAVRIAINGVEGVGKTTFAIALCQFLQSNELNAFHISIDGFHFNKAHRYQQGRNSAKGYYEDSYNEVAFVNEVLLASQKALLR; encoded by the coding sequence ATGCAACAAATTATTTTTGAAAAAATAAGGGAACGTATTACAAGTATACAAAAACAAAAAAACAAAGCTGTTCGAATTGCAATAAATGGGGTAGAGGGAGTCGGAAAAACAACTTTTGCTATTGCATTGTGCCAATTTCTTCAATCCAATGAACTTAATGCTTTTCATATTTCTATAGATGGTTTTCACTTTAATAAAGCACATCGATATCAACAGGGACGAAATTCTGCCAAAGGGTATTATGAAGACTCTTACAATGAGGTCGCATTTGTCAATGAGGTTTTATTGGCTTCCCAAAAAGCATTACTCCGCTAG
- a CDS encoding MmcQ/YjbR family DNA-binding protein: MNIEDFRIYCLSKTGTEECLPFDENTLVFKVMGKMFALTSLEKEEFTVNLKCDPDKSLELRESYDEVQPGYHMNKKHWNTVAFERSLRDSFLKELIDHSYNLVVKGLTKKVKAELELLKEMG; this comes from the coding sequence ATGAATATAGAAGATTTTAGAATTTACTGTTTGTCTAAAACAGGGACAGAGGAATGTTTGCCCTTTGATGAAAATACATTGGTATTTAAGGTTATGGGTAAAATGTTTGCATTAACATCCCTAGAAAAAGAAGAATTTACTGTTAATCTAAAATGTGATCCTGACAAATCTTTGGAATTGAGGGAATCTTATGATGAAGTGCAGCCTGGTTATCATATGAATAAAAAACACTGGAATACAGTTGCTTTTGAAAGAAGTCTTAGAGATAGTTTTCTCAAAGAATTAATTGACCATTCTTATAATTTGGTCGTAAAGGGATTAACAAAAAAGGTAAAAGCAGAATTAGAGCTTCTAAAAGAAATGGGATAG
- a CDS encoding ATP-binding protein: MAVETLLKHHAEQEYANELSALAKQDKFPKPPNWKLSPWAVVTYIMGGELEDGTVISPKYFGNRRIIEIAVATLVTDRALLLMGVPGTAKTWVAEHLSAAISGISTLLVQGTAGINEDTLRYSWNYASLLAKGPSEEALVPSPIMLAMQEGKLARVEELTRIPSDVQDTLITILSEKTLPIPELNTEIQAQRGFNVIATANDRDKGVNDLSSALKRRFNTVVLPLPNSLEEEVKIVKTRVDQLGQNLAIPAELAPVKEIQRLVTMFRELREGKTHDGKTKLKTPSATLSTAEAISVINSGQALAAHFGDGTIKARDLAAGVIGAVVKDPIQDHEIWKEYLETVVKERKDWSDLYRAFKELG; the protein is encoded by the coding sequence ATGGCTGTAGAAACCTTGCTAAAGCATCATGCAGAACAAGAATATGCAAATGAACTTAGTGCATTGGCAAAACAAGATAAATTCCCCAAACCACCTAACTGGAAGCTTTCTCCTTGGGCTGTTGTCACCTATATTATGGGAGGAGAACTGGAGGATGGCACAGTAATTAGCCCCAAATATTTTGGCAATAGACGAATTATTGAAATTGCCGTTGCAACTTTAGTAACCGATCGAGCATTGCTACTAATGGGGGTACCTGGTACCGCAAAAACTTGGGTAGCAGAACACCTTTCGGCAGCTATATCAGGAATTTCTACGCTTCTAGTACAAGGGACAGCGGGTATCAATGAAGACACCCTTCGTTACAGTTGGAATTATGCCAGTTTGTTAGCCAAAGGCCCCTCTGAGGAGGCACTCGTTCCTTCGCCTATTATGTTAGCCATGCAAGAAGGTAAATTGGCGAGAGTTGAAGAGCTGACTAGAATTCCGTCAGATGTTCAGGATACATTGATTACGATCTTGTCCGAAAAAACATTACCCATCCCAGAATTAAATACTGAAATTCAGGCGCAACGTGGTTTTAATGTTATTGCTACGGCCAATGACAGGGACAAAGGCGTTAATGATCTTTCTAGCGCTCTAAAACGGCGTTTTAATACCGTTGTTCTTCCGTTACCAAACAGTTTAGAGGAGGAAGTTAAAATCGTAAAAACAAGAGTAGATCAACTAGGGCAAAATTTAGCTATTCCTGCCGAATTAGCTCCTGTCAAAGAAATTCAACGACTCGTTACCATGTTTCGTGAATTGAGGGAAGGCAAAACACACGATGGAAAAACAAAATTAAAAACGCCTTCTGCAACACTCAGTACAGCCGAAGCTATTTCAGTAATTAATAGTGGTCAAGCATTGGCGGCGCATTTTGGAGATGGTACCATTAAAGCTAGAGATTTGGCAGCGGGGGTGATTGGCGCTGTTGTAAAAGACCCCATCCAAGATCACGAAATTTGGAAAGAATATCTTGAAACCGTGGTTAAGGAACGCAAAGATTGGTCTGACTTGTATCGTGCTTTTAAAGAATTAGGTTAA
- a CDS encoding PEP/pyruvate-binding domain-containing protein, whose amino-acid sequence MRFIPLLFFVVISTLNLSAQQWYAKPDFAVRYISYFGIGSESVQKPSVLGNNAAMYALMQQQFPQLTGQGIGVPVFFYQETLKNCGADLLIKELLEHYNNLKPEEISKQLKAIRAKILAAKISSNLIHQLKNATQEFFSGKRIRISTSPNYQALTINAYKGIKPTYTLVTNIDELSLSITKAYASFWEDDNVQERFTHKGDLNQKELALGLLVTEAFEYGYAIGKVSTDYTTTHPSIHILSKRESSTERIGFIQFDSKWYRTYEEGKEHNIFVDNAALTPTVRQLQHITTQLDPLLRSMMPKSDKFKNKEYTAVFTFILQKENKGFRLRLLQPELQLLWAK is encoded by the coding sequence ATGCGATTCATTCCCTTGCTTTTTTTTGTTGTTATTAGCACACTTAATCTATCCGCTCAACAATGGTATGCTAAACCCGATTTTGCTGTCCGATACATTTCTTATTTTGGAATTGGTTCGGAATCCGTGCAGAAACCCTCTGTTTTGGGAAATAATGCCGCTATGTATGCATTAATGCAACAGCAATTCCCTCAATTAACAGGGCAAGGTATCGGTGTACCCGTTTTTTTCTATCAAGAAACGTTAAAAAATTGTGGTGCTGATTTGCTCATTAAAGAATTATTGGAGCATTATAACAACTTAAAACCAGAAGAAATTTCAAAACAACTCAAAGCCATACGAGCGAAAATCTTGGCTGCAAAAATTTCCTCTAATTTAATCCATCAATTAAAAAACGCTACTCAAGAATTTTTTAGCGGCAAAAGAATTCGAATCAGCACTTCACCCAACTACCAAGCCTTGACAATTAATGCTTATAAAGGCATCAAACCAACATATACTTTAGTAACGAATATCGATGAGTTATCACTTAGTATTACCAAAGCCTATGCTTCATTTTGGGAGGATGATAATGTTCAAGAACGATTTACTCACAAAGGAGATTTGAATCAAAAGGAATTAGCCCTTGGGCTTCTAGTTACAGAGGCATTTGAATACGGTTATGCAATTGGTAAAGTTAGCACCGATTACACGACAACACATCCATCTATTCATATTTTGAGCAAACGAGAGTCTTCAACAGAACGAATCGGTTTTATTCAGTTTGATAGCAAATGGTATAGGACTTACGAAGAAGGAAAAGAGCACAATATTTTTGTTGACAATGCAGCTCTAACTCCAACTGTCCGACAATTACAACATATCACAACTCAATTGGATCCATTGTTGCGATCAATGATGCCAAAATCAGATAAATTCAAAAACAAAGAATATACAGCGGTCTTTACCTTTATTCTTCAAAAAGAAAACAAGGGTTTTCGATTAAGATTATTACAACCTGAATTGCAATTGTTATGGGCAAAATAA
- a CDS encoding nucleoside/nucleotide kinase family protein has product MKAVHDLETDEYLDLPPTFISDTAILITDGAYLFKPIYKPHWDLKIYLKADFETARARGVDRDQFALGGKEQAEEKFIKRYHAASKLYQEACSPEQVADLLIDATNFNCYEILK; this is encoded by the coding sequence TTGAAAGCAGTCCATGATCTAGAAACAGACGAGTATCTAGATTTGCCTCCAACTTTTATTTCAGATACAGCTATTTTGATAACGGATGGAGCTTACCTTTTTAAACCAATTTATAAACCGCATTGGGATCTAAAAATTTATCTAAAAGCTGATTTTGAAACCGCAAGAGCCCGTGGTGTTGATCGAGATCAATTTGCGCTAGGAGGGAAGGAGCAAGCCGAAGAAAAATTTATAAAACGGTATCATGCTGCTTCCAAATTGTATCAAGAAGCTTGCTCTCCTGAACAGGTAGCAGATTTATTGATAGATGCAACAAACTTTAATTGTTATGAAATTTTAAAATAA
- a CDS encoding T9SS type A sorting domain-containing protein, which translates to MKNTVILFLLLLGLQQKMYAQNVAVPNANFKMYLLGNNAINTNGDTEIQMVEAQAFTGAIDVSSRGINDLTGIEAFTALSELWCGNNQLTTLDLSANTMLTQLYCFANQLSSLDLSANTALTHLDCSANPLTSLDISANTSLIQLDCNSAQLTALNVSNNVTLTQLGCSDNQLTSLDVSNNTLLESLDCANNQLTALTINTNTVLDRLYCFYNQLTNLDVSSNAALTLLNASNNQLTNLDVSNNVALLELNLRSNQLSALNVSHNTVLRELNVSDNQFASLDLSAVTLLKDLRCSFNQLTSLDLSTNTVLEDLRCRSNLLTTLDFSTNLALEQLLCDTNQLTTLDLGGQTVLRELWCGYNQLTNLNVKNGNNANFIYFGAQNNPNLACIQVDNVNYSTNNWTNIDATATFNTVCGPSSTANLGEELSNVLFYPNPTTDNLTIQLPNLHSTVQLTIKNVMGQMLINKAFSDIQYIDLGLEFEPGIYFVEIKAEEKQKTIKIIKN; encoded by the coding sequence ATGAAAAATACTGTTATTCTATTTTTACTGCTTTTGGGGCTTCAACAAAAAATGTATGCCCAAAATGTTGCTGTGCCCAATGCTAATTTTAAAATGTATCTGTTGGGCAACAATGCTATCAATACCAATGGAGATACTGAAATACAAATGGTAGAGGCGCAGGCTTTTACGGGAGCAATTGATGTTAGTAGTCGAGGAATTAATGATTTAACAGGCATCGAAGCCTTTACGGCACTCAGTGAATTGTGGTGTGGAAATAACCAATTGACGACACTAGATTTAAGTGCCAATACAATGCTTACCCAACTCTATTGTTTTGCCAATCAACTTAGTTCTTTAGATCTGTCTGCCAACACCGCTTTGACCCACTTGGATTGTAGTGCTAATCCATTAACGAGTTTGGACATAAGTGCAAATACATCATTGATTCAATTGGACTGTAATTCTGCACAGTTAACAGCATTAAATGTTAGCAATAACGTAACTTTAACCCAGCTAGGTTGTAGCGATAATCAGTTGACAAGTCTGGATGTAAGTAATAATACATTACTAGAATCCTTAGACTGTGCTAACAATCAATTAACAGCATTAACCATAAACACCAATACAGTGCTTGACCGCTTATATTGTTTTTATAATCAATTGACGAACCTAGATGTAAGCTCAAATGCAGCTCTTACTCTGTTGAATGCAAGTAATAACCAATTAACCAATTTGGATGTTAGCAATAATGTAGCGCTCTTAGAATTAAATCTTAGATCAAACCAACTTAGTGCATTAAATGTAAGCCATAATACAGTTCTACGAGAGCTAAATGTTAGTGATAACCAATTCGCAAGCTTGGATCTTAGCGCAGTCACGCTTCTTAAAGATTTGCGATGTTCTTTTAACCAATTGACAAGTTTAGATTTGAGTACCAATACAGTTCTAGAAGATCTGCGCTGTCGTTCCAACCTATTAACAACCTTAGATTTTTCAACTAATTTAGCGCTCGAACAATTATTGTGCGATACGAATCAACTAACAACACTCGATTTGGGAGGACAGACTGTGTTAAGAGAATTATGGTGTGGTTATAACCAATTAACCAATTTGAATGTTAAAAATGGAAACAATGCTAATTTTATCTATTTTGGTGCTCAAAACAATCCAAACTTAGCTTGTATTCAAGTAGATAATGTCAATTATTCTACCAACAATTGGACAAATATAGATGCAACGGCAACGTTTAATACGGTTTGTGGACCTAGTTCTACCGCTAATCTAGGGGAAGAATTGTCTAATGTGCTGTTCTATCCTAATCCAACAACTGATAATTTAACCATTCAGTTGCCAAACTTACATTCAACCGTTCAACTTACTATAAAAAATGTGATGGGACAAATGCTCATAAACAAGGCATTCAGTGATATTCAGTATATAGATTTAGGGCTAGAATTTGAACCTGGAATCTACTTTGTGGAGATTAAAGCGGAAGAAAAACAAAAGACAATCAAAATTATTAAAAATTAA